A genomic window from Ruminiclostridium cellulolyticum H10 includes:
- a CDS encoding DUF6143 family protein, translating to MNLAFMENEKQPKKVIVLSDAVYHSYLGKYFLGQTDLITFGGSYNGWGALINPENSNVNMFLNAYTISNFASVPLTAEGWLSSVLPGKPKLSPYFAAGNQSITPSPMPKVKIKNASMVSPTPTSGTYTFVRRVEPNETLTKHDFQGMYIIPPGSSFALFFLSPGKEQIQTRVAFGWWEEKVNI from the coding sequence ATGAACTTAGCATTTATGGAAAATGAAAAACAACCTAAAAAAGTTATCGTACTCTCTGATGCTGTTTATCATTCATACCTTGGGAAGTACTTTCTGGGGCAAACAGATTTGATAACCTTTGGGGGTTCTTATAATGGCTGGGGAGCATTGATCAACCCCGAAAATTCAAATGTAAATATGTTTTTGAATGCTTATACTATTTCTAACTTTGCTAGTGTACCATTAACCGCTGAAGGCTGGTTAAGTTCTGTGCTTCCCGGAAAACCAAAATTATCCCCATATTTTGCTGCCGGGAACCAATCTATAACCCCCTCACCAATGCCCAAGGTTAAAATCAAAAATGCAAGCATGGTATCACCAACACCGACTAGTGGTACGTATACATTTGTCAGAAGGGTGGAACCGAATGAAACACTTACAAAGCATGACTTCCAAGGTATGTACATTATCCCTCCCGGAAGTTCATTTGCTCTATTCTTTTTATCTCCAGGTAAAGAGCAGATACAGACCAGAGTAGCCTTCGGCTGGTGGGAGGAAAAAGTGAATATATAA
- a CDS encoding ABC transporter ATP-binding protein → MIKKLLSYVREFKRDSIVTPVYIALEVAMEIAIPLLMGWIIDNGVEKGNMQYVLTVGAVMVVVSVFALTFGVLAGKYAARASSGFARNLRKAMYDKIQSFSFSSIDKFSTAGLVTRLTTDITNVQNAYQMALRMFARPPLMMISALVMSFYLNARLALIFVGAIIFLGLALYFIMTSAHPHFRKVFRKYDDLNASVQENLTGIRAVKAYVREGYETNKFYKASKSIYDNFIKAEKIIIFNSPIMQFTMNASILLLSWLGAKLIVASSMSTGELMSFFTYTTNILMSLMMLSMVLLMTIIARSSADRIVEVLDEKSDLSNCDKPIYEVRDGSISFSDVNFSYSKKVDNLILKNINIEIKSGETIGIIGGTGSGKTTLVQLIPRLYDITQGSIKVGGIDVREYDIETLRNEVSMVLQKNVLFSGTIKENLRWGNKDATDEELIAACKQAQADEFIQNFPEKYDTYIEQGGTNVSGGQKQRLCIARALLKKPKILILDDSTSAVDTKTDALIRKAFKESIPDTTKIVIAQRISSVQEADKIIVLNDGKIDGIGTHEELLNSNDIYTEVYESQVKGADSDGER, encoded by the coding sequence ATGATAAAAAAACTATTAAGTTATGTAAGAGAATTTAAAAGAGATTCTATCGTCACACCAGTATACATAGCATTGGAAGTGGCCATGGAAATAGCTATTCCATTATTAATGGGATGGATTATTGATAATGGGGTAGAAAAAGGAAACATGCAATATGTACTTACTGTTGGGGCAGTAATGGTAGTAGTATCCGTTTTTGCTTTAACTTTCGGTGTTTTAGCAGGTAAATATGCTGCAAGAGCATCTTCTGGTTTTGCAAGAAACCTGAGAAAGGCAATGTATGATAAAATACAAAGCTTTTCTTTTTCAAGTATAGATAAGTTTTCAACTGCTGGGTTGGTAACCAGATTGACTACAGATATCACAAATGTACAAAATGCTTATCAAATGGCGTTAAGAATGTTTGCAAGACCTCCGCTAATGATGATTTCTGCTCTGGTAATGAGCTTTTATCTAAACGCAAGACTTGCTTTAATATTTGTTGGAGCCATTATTTTCCTTGGATTGGCATTGTATTTTATTATGACAAGTGCACATCCTCATTTTCGTAAAGTGTTTAGAAAGTATGATGATTTAAATGCCAGCGTACAGGAAAACCTGACCGGAATTCGTGCTGTTAAGGCTTATGTAAGAGAAGGGTATGAAACAAATAAATTTTATAAAGCCTCAAAAAGCATATACGATAACTTTATTAAAGCTGAGAAGATAATTATATTTAATTCTCCTATAATGCAGTTTACAATGAATGCGAGTATATTACTTTTGTCATGGCTTGGGGCAAAGCTGATTGTGGCAAGTTCTATGTCTACAGGAGAGCTTATGAGCTTCTTCACGTATACCACCAACATATTGATGAGTCTTATGATGTTATCTATGGTGCTTCTAATGACAATTATAGCAAGATCTTCTGCGGATAGGATTGTAGAAGTACTTGATGAAAAGAGCGATTTATCCAACTGTGATAAGCCAATCTATGAAGTAAGGGACGGTTCTATAAGTTTTAGTGATGTTAATTTCAGTTATAGTAAAAAAGTAGACAACTTAATCCTTAAAAACATCAATATAGAAATAAAGTCAGGAGAGACCATAGGGATTATAGGGGGAACAGGAAGTGGGAAAACAACTCTTGTTCAGCTTATTCCAAGATTATATGACATAACACAAGGCTCAATAAAGGTCGGGGGTATTGATGTAAGGGAGTATGATATAGAAACTCTCAGAAATGAAGTATCTATGGTGCTTCAGAAAAATGTATTGTTTTCCGGAACAATAAAAGAGAATTTAAGATGGGGAAATAAAGATGCAACGGATGAAGAATTAATTGCTGCCTGCAAACAGGCACAAGCAGACGAGTTTATACAAAACTTCCCTGAGAAATATGATACATATATTGAACAGGGCGGAACAAATGTATCCGGGGGACAAAAACAAAGACTTTGTATTGCAAGAGCTTTGCTAAAAAAACCTAAAATCTTGATTTTAGATGATTCAACAAGTGCTGTGGACACTAAAACCGATGCCCTTATAAGAAAAGCATTTAAAGAAAGTATTCCTGATACTACTAAAATTGTAATTGCACAGCGTATATCTTCAGTTCAGGAGGCTGATAAAATAATTGTGCTCAATGACGGTAAGATAGATGGAATTGGAACACATGAGGAACTTTTAAATTCAAATGATATATATACTGAAGTTTACGAATCTCAAGTGAAGGGGGCTGATAGTGATGGGGAAAGGTAG
- a CDS encoding indolepyruvate oxidoreductase subunit beta, giving the protein MSKQGFDILISGVGGQGTVLASRLIAAAAINQGCFARTAETIGMSQRGGCVVSHVRIDSEKSGSIIPLGGADMIIAFELAEAARSIPRLSRKGCCIVNTQVIKPVSASLGSTNYDIDEINQYIKDNSAEVYFVDGYSLAEKAGNVKAVNVVLLGAATAVSKMPFTKEIMLNTIIENVPQKFRELNQKAFEMGYEAAKQLIKKV; this is encoded by the coding sequence ATGAGTAAACAAGGTTTTGATATATTAATATCGGGAGTCGGAGGGCAGGGAACAGTTCTTGCATCCAGGCTTATAGCTGCGGCGGCTATTAATCAGGGCTGTTTTGCAAGAACTGCCGAGACTATCGGTATGTCCCAAAGAGGCGGGTGTGTCGTCAGCCATGTACGTATAGACAGCGAAAAATCTGGCTCTATAATTCCATTGGGCGGTGCAGATATGATTATAGCCTTCGAGCTTGCGGAAGCTGCACGGAGTATTCCGAGACTTTCAAGAAAAGGCTGCTGTATTGTTAATACACAGGTTATAAAGCCTGTATCAGCATCTCTTGGTAGCACTAATTATGATATTGATGAAATAAATCAATATATAAAAGACAATTCTGCGGAAGTATATTTTGTAGACGGATATTCCCTGGCTGAAAAAGCTGGTAATGTAAAAGCAGTAAACGTAGTCTTGCTTGGAGCTGCTACAGCTGTGTCTAAAATGCCGTTTACAAAAGAAATAATGCTTAATACTATTATAGAAAATGTTCCCCAGAAATTCAGAGAGCTAAATCAGAAAGCATTTGAAATGGGATATGAAGCAGCAAAACAATTAATAAAAAAAGTCTAA
- the iorA gene encoding indolepyruvate ferredoxin oxidoreductase subunit alpha: MSKKLLMGNEAIALGAIRAGVNVVTGYPGTPSTEVLETVARNNPGDIYVEWSVNEKSAMEVAAGAAYSGARTMVTMKQVGLNVASDPLMTLAYIGVKGGMVVLVADDPGPFSSQTEQDTRHFARYSNLPVLDPSSPEEAYEMIQYAFELSEMVELPVFLRPTTRICHSCATIDVDEKRLDHKIEGFVKDSRWVIFPSLAYKKHIHIEKLQHKLSDIFSGIRFNKVEGKDGKLGVVASGAAYSYVVEALEKLNTNNVKIFKVGTPYPFPKEMASGFLDGLEEVLVFEELDPVVEEEIAMLCASKQQNIRILGKKTGHLPFAGEYTFELVYEALAKYLKMEKENIEKTVSPELPVRQPVLCAGCPHRASFYAVKMAMKGQKAVFTGDIGCYTLGNAKPLDMVDTCLCMGAGVTVAQGIKRAQPDTKHIAFIGDSTFFHTGMPGIVNAVYNNTDITVVLLDNSTTAMTGHQPHPGTGKTMMNSISEKIDIFGVVKACGVGHIEKGNPLDFSNAVEVIKKAVEYKGPSVVIFEAPCIALFKPTVEYSIKANCKDCKKCITEIGCPAISVIEGKVRIEPSLCYGCGLCTNVCPFDAIGGEENE; encoded by the coding sequence ATGTCTAAGAAACTACTTATGGGTAACGAGGCTATAGCCCTTGGTGCTATAAGAGCAGGGGTGAATGTAGTAACTGGGTACCCTGGAACCCCTTCTACAGAAGTGCTTGAAACGGTAGCCCGTAATAATCCCGGTGATATATATGTTGAATGGTCTGTAAATGAAAAATCAGCCATGGAAGTAGCTGCGGGTGCGGCTTATTCCGGTGCCAGAACTATGGTTACAATGAAGCAGGTAGGATTAAATGTTGCTTCAGATCCTCTTATGACTCTGGCATATATTGGAGTAAAGGGCGGCATGGTCGTGTTGGTCGCTGATGACCCGGGGCCTTTTTCGTCCCAGACTGAGCAAGATACGAGGCATTTTGCAAGATATTCAAATCTTCCTGTACTTGATCCGTCTTCACCGGAAGAAGCATATGAGATGATCCAGTATGCATTTGAATTGTCAGAAATGGTAGAGCTTCCTGTATTTTTGAGGCCTACTACAAGGATATGTCATTCCTGTGCAACAATAGACGTAGATGAAAAAAGACTTGACCATAAGATTGAGGGGTTCGTGAAAGACTCCAGATGGGTTATATTCCCAAGCCTTGCATATAAAAAACATATTCATATTGAGAAACTTCAACATAAGCTCAGCGATATTTTTTCAGGAATCAGGTTCAACAAGGTTGAAGGAAAAGATGGAAAACTTGGTGTTGTGGCGTCAGGAGCTGCATATTCATATGTTGTAGAGGCACTGGAGAAATTAAATACTAATAATGTAAAGATATTTAAAGTGGGAACTCCTTACCCATTCCCTAAGGAGATGGCATCAGGCTTCCTTGATGGACTGGAGGAAGTTCTTGTATTTGAAGAGCTTGATCCTGTTGTTGAAGAGGAAATAGCCATGCTTTGTGCCTCAAAACAGCAGAATATCAGGATATTAGGTAAAAAAACAGGGCATCTGCCTTTTGCAGGCGAGTATACATTTGAATTGGTTTATGAGGCACTGGCAAAATATCTGAAAATGGAAAAAGAGAACATTGAAAAGACTGTATCTCCGGAACTTCCGGTCAGACAGCCTGTTCTTTGTGCAGGATGTCCTCACAGAGCTTCCTTCTATGCTGTCAAAATGGCAATGAAAGGTCAAAAGGCTGTATTTACAGGTGATATCGGTTGTTATACTCTGGGAAATGCGAAACCATTGGACATGGTAGATACCTGTCTTTGTATGGGTGCAGGGGTAACTGTAGCACAGGGAATCAAGAGAGCCCAGCCGGATACCAAGCATATAGCATTTATTGGAGATTCAACGTTTTTCCATACAGGAATGCCGGGCATTGTAAATGCGGTATATAACAATACAGATATTACAGTTGTTTTATTGGATAACAGTACCACCGCTATGACAGGCCACCAGCCTCATCCCGGAACGGGAAAAACAATGATGAACAGCATCTCGGAAAAAATTGATATATTTGGAGTTGTAAAGGCCTGCGGTGTTGGACACATTGAGAAAGGAAATCCCCTTGATTTCAGTAACGCCGTAGAGGTAATCAAAAAAGCAGTAGAATATAAAGGGCCGTCAGTAGTAATCTTTGAAGCCCCTTGTATAGCACTTTTCAAGCCAACGGTAGAATACAGCATAAAAGCTAACTGTAAGGATTGCAAGAAATGTATTACAGAGATTGGCTGTCCCGCTATTTCCGTAATTGAGGGCAAAGTAAGGATTGAACCGTCCCTTTGCTATGGCTGCGGGTTATGTACAAATGTATGCCCCTTTGATGCAATCGGAGGTGAGGAAAATGAGTAA
- a CDS encoding ABC-F family ATP-binding cassette domain-containing protein, which yields MSILNVENVSHGFGARKILEDASFRLLKGEHVGLVGANGEGKSTFLNIITGKLMPDEGKVEWCNRITTGYLDQHTVLTPGKTIREALREAFQYMFDLEKEMLEIYEKMGNASESEIDSMMEDVGEIQNVLEHNGFYVLDSKIEEVANGLGLGEIGLETDVTNLSGGQRAKVLLTKLLLQNPMILILDEPTNFLDDNHINWLKNYLKNYENAFILVSHDIPFLNDVVNVIYHVENAVLTRYTGNYDEFQRMYQLAKQQTQQAYEKQQKEIEKLEDFIARNKARVATTNMAKSRQKKLDKMDIIEKVREKVKPIFKFREARSPGRYIIQTENLVIGYDSALSSPLNISLERGQKVAVKGVNGLGKSTLMKTLLGAQKPFSGRVKIDDYLYPGYFEQESERYNTNTALEEVWNDYPGMSNAEVRGALAKCGLTTEHITSQMMVLSGGENAKVRLCKLMLKDVNWLILDEPTNHLDVDAKDELKRALREFKGTVLLVCHEPEFYEDWVTDVWNVENWTTKIV from the coding sequence ATGAGTATATTAAATGTAGAGAATGTCAGTCACGGCTTTGGTGCCAGAAAAATATTGGAGGATGCATCTTTCAGGCTTTTGAAGGGAGAACATGTAGGGCTTGTAGGTGCCAATGGTGAAGGTAAATCCACTTTCTTAAATATCATAACCGGCAAGCTTATGCCTGACGAGGGTAAAGTAGAATGGTGCAACAGAATAACAACGGGATATCTGGATCAGCACACGGTCCTTACTCCGGGAAAGACTATCAGAGAAGCTCTTCGAGAAGCATTTCAGTATATGTTTGATTTAGAAAAGGAAATGCTTGAGATATATGAAAAAATGGGAAATGCTTCAGAGAGTGAAATTGATTCCATGATGGAAGATGTAGGGGAAATACAGAATGTTTTAGAGCATAACGGCTTTTATGTATTGGATTCAAAGATAGAAGAAGTGGCAAATGGTCTTGGGTTAGGTGAAATAGGTCTGGAAACGGATGTAACAAACCTAAGCGGAGGCCAGAGGGCAAAGGTGCTTCTCACAAAGTTACTTTTGCAAAATCCTATGATCTTGATACTGGACGAGCCTACCAACTTTCTTGATGATAACCATATTAACTGGCTTAAAAACTATTTGAAAAATTACGAAAATGCATTCATTCTTGTATCACATGACATTCCATTTTTGAATGACGTTGTAAATGTAATTTACCATGTTGAGAATGCTGTACTTACAAGGTATACAGGGAACTATGATGAGTTTCAGAGAATGTACCAACTGGCAAAACAGCAGACCCAGCAGGCATATGAGAAACAGCAGAAGGAAATTGAGAAGCTTGAGGACTTCATAGCAAGAAACAAGGCTCGTGTAGCGACAACAAACATGGCAAAGAGCAGGCAGAAGAAGCTTGATAAGATGGACATTATAGAGAAGGTTAGGGAAAAGGTTAAACCCATATTCAAATTCAGGGAGGCAAGGTCTCCGGGAAGATACATTATTCAGACCGAGAATCTTGTAATTGGCTATGACTCGGCTTTATCTAGTCCCTTAAATATCTCGCTGGAGAGAGGACAAAAAGTAGCTGTCAAGGGAGTAAACGGACTGGGAAAATCAACATTGATGAAAACCCTCTTAGGTGCACAAAAACCATTTTCTGGAAGAGTAAAGATTGATGATTACCTGTATCCGGGGTATTTTGAACAGGAATCGGAACGTTACAATACCAATACCGCATTGGAAGAGGTTTGGAACGATTATCCTGGTATGAGCAATGCAGAGGTGCGCGGGGCTTTGGCAAAATGCGGCTTGACTACAGAGCATATAACAAGTCAGATGATGGTCTTAAGCGGCGGCGAAAATGCAAAGGTCAGACTATGCAAACTAATGTTGAAGGATGTTAATTGGCTTATACTGGATGAGCCTACAAATCATCTGGATGTAGATGCAAAAGACGAATTAAAAAGGGCATTGAGGGAGTTTAAAGGTACAGTACTTTTGGTTTGTCATGAACCCGAATTTTATGAGGATTGGGTTACCGATGTGTGGAATGTAGAAAATTGGACAACAAAAATAGTTTAA
- a CDS encoding DUF6143 family protein, which translates to MFEKRTKQPIEVVDITSPTMNSMLGRYFIGQTNILNFGNKYDAWGGIINPNDSGVNLYIDLFTISNFSSQNFTAEIWLNANTPIKATVSSTVTPSNQAMSPPPRPKAIMEYADFLTEPLMKGVNIFGRIVARNSTLVSDSHNGSIIIGPGGSFSILMKSPGQQSISGTIVLTWWEEKIQ; encoded by the coding sequence ATGTTCGAAAAACGAACAAAACAACCCATTGAGGTAGTAGATATCACCAGCCCCACAATGAATTCCATGTTGGGAAGATATTTTATCGGTCAAACCAACATACTGAATTTTGGTAATAAATACGATGCATGGGGCGGTATAATAAATCCAAATGATTCAGGAGTTAATCTATATATTGACCTTTTTACTATTTCGAACTTTTCATCTCAAAACTTTACCGCAGAAATTTGGCTTAATGCGAACACGCCAATAAAGGCTACAGTATCCTCTACAGTTACCCCGTCAAATCAGGCTATGTCTCCACCTCCACGGCCAAAAGCCATAATGGAATATGCCGATTTTTTAACAGAACCCCTAATGAAGGGCGTAAATATTTTTGGTAGAATTGTTGCCCGGAATTCCACCCTTGTAAGCGACTCACACAACGGCTCAATAATTATAGGACCCGGAGGCTCGTTTTCAATACTTATGAAATCACCGGGGCAGCAAAGCATCAGCGGAACAATCGTATTAACTTGGTGGGAAGAAAAAATCCAATGA
- a CDS encoding methyl-accepting chemotaxis protein, with the protein MLKNLKIVHKIIFLPAVLLLLILIVGFTGYYYLNNSHLEMERMYEDRLLPIEWLSDSISKTNENEKNILYLILYSNDERSQTQSIKNIENSSKIIDENWEKYKKTTLDKFESDNIALFEKRRNEFRTARDKIIAASLAGNKEEALDLLNNNISYLRGEQKTLEDLSEYCRKVSSDINTKNNRNYMYAIRILISIIAFALVGGFLLSLLIANGIIRPIDKLKEELGILAQAGGDLTKEIDIESKDEVGQLADSVNKFLFNLRNIVNGIIKESTVVENSITLVDQKMEELNAFVENVSATTEEISAGMEETAAATEQVNASSQEIESAIEAMNEKAQKGSLEAEEISNRAITLRDNSVLSQKSSNEIYEETSNKLKIALENSKSVDHINVLSGTILQISDQTNLLALNAAIEAARAGEAGKGFAVVADQIRKLAEESKTAVNEIQRVTNEVISAVVDLSDGSRTVLNFLDTTVRPDYTNMVKTGESYNNDAEFVFELVSDFSATSQELTASVEGIIRAISDVTKTVNEGAAGTQSIAEQNIGIVEMVSKVKKEMEISSRSTHKLKEIVGKFTV; encoded by the coding sequence ATGTTAAAAAACTTGAAGATAGTACATAAAATAATTTTTCTACCTGCTGTTTTACTTTTGCTAATACTAATTGTGGGTTTTACAGGTTACTATTATTTAAATAATTCACATTTAGAAATGGAAAGGATGTACGAAGACAGGCTGTTGCCCATAGAATGGCTAAGCGATAGTATAAGTAAAACAAATGAAAATGAAAAAAATATACTTTATTTAATATTGTATAGTAATGATGAACGCTCACAAACCCAATCGATAAAGAATATTGAGAATAGTTCAAAAATAATAGATGAAAATTGGGAAAAATATAAGAAAACAACATTGGACAAATTTGAATCAGATAATATTGCTTTATTTGAGAAAAGGAGGAATGAATTCAGAACAGCAAGAGATAAAATAATCGCGGCATCACTTGCGGGGAATAAGGAAGAAGCCCTTGATTTACTGAATAACAATATCAGTTATTTACGTGGTGAGCAAAAAACACTTGAAGATTTGTCTGAGTATTGTAGAAAGGTTTCAAGTGATATAAATACAAAGAACAATAGGAATTATATGTATGCAATAAGAATTCTCATTTCTATAATTGCTTTTGCTTTGGTAGGTGGATTTTTGCTTAGCTTACTGATTGCAAATGGGATAATCAGACCTATTGATAAACTGAAAGAAGAACTCGGTATATTAGCCCAGGCAGGCGGAGACCTGACTAAGGAAATTGATATCGAAAGTAAAGATGAAGTCGGACAGCTTGCAGATTCAGTTAATAAATTTTTATTTAATCTAAGAAATATTGTAAATGGCATAATTAAAGAATCAACTGTTGTGGAAAATTCTATAACCTTAGTAGATCAAAAAATGGAGGAATTAAATGCATTCGTAGAGAATGTTTCAGCTACTACGGAAGAGATTTCCGCCGGTATGGAGGAGACAGCAGCGGCAACGGAGCAGGTAAATGCATCATCACAGGAAATTGAATCCGCTATTGAAGCAATGAATGAAAAGGCTCAGAAGGGTTCGCTGGAGGCAGAAGAGATAAGCAATCGTGCTATTACATTAAGAGATAATTCAGTATTATCTCAAAAATCATCTAACGAAATTTACGAAGAAACATCAAACAAATTAAAAATAGCACTGGAAAATTCAAAATCAGTCGACCATATCAATGTTTTATCCGGGACTATACTACAGATATCCGATCAGACTAATCTGCTTGCATTAAATGCAGCAATTGAAGCGGCAAGAGCAGGTGAAGCAGGAAAAGGTTTTGCAGTTGTAGCCGACCAAATTCGAAAGCTGGCTGAGGAATCCAAGACAGCAGTAAACGAGATACAGAGGGTTACAAACGAAGTTATTTCTGCAGTTGTTGACCTTTCTGACGGTTCCAGAACAGTTTTGAATTTTCTTGATACCACCGTTAGGCCTGATTATACGAACATGGTGAAAACAGGTGAATCATACAATAATGATGCAGAATTTGTTTTTGAACTTGTTTCTGATTTCAGTGCAACTTCACAAGAGCTAACGGCTTCAGTTGAAGGAATAATCCGTGCAATTAGTGATGTAACCAAAACAGTAAATGAGGGTGCAGCAGGAACACAAAGCATAGCGGAGCAGAATATTGGGATTGTTGAAATGGTAAGTAAAGTTAAAAAAGAAATGGAAATCAGCAGTAGAAGTACGCATAAGTTAAAGGAAATTGTCGGAAAATTCACAGTATAG
- a CDS encoding ABC transporter ATP-binding protein, with protein sequence MGKGSPKGRGIENPIKVLTRLLSYILKEYKILFAIVVICIIISSLSNVAGTLFLRNLIDDYITPLLNETVADFGPLLKAILTIASIYLVGVLTNYVFNRIMIVISQGSLKKIRDDMFAHMETLPISYFDTHSHGELMSLYTNDTDSLRQMISQSIPQMLSSVITIVSVFFSMIFLSIPLTIVQMLSMAVMLLIIKVIGGKSGMYFGLQQRDIGKINGFIEEMMEGQKVVKVFCHEDEAKIKFDKLNDSLFDSANNANKFANILMPILGNIGYITYVLISIIGAILAISGFGGFTVGALAAFLQLTRGFSQTTGQASQQFNFIVMALAGAERIFKLLDEKPETDEGYVSLVNVKENEKGELSESVERTGIWAWKHPHKDGTVTYTELLGEVVFDDVDFGYREDKIILHNISLYAKPGQKVAFVGATGAGKTTITNLINRFYDIQDGKIRYDSININKIKKNDLRSSLGIVLQEAHLFTGTVADNIRYGKLNATNEEVIAAAKLANAHQFIKHLPDGYETIITGDGGNLSQGQRQLLTIARAAIADPPVLILDEATSSIDTRTEAIVQEGMDRLMKGRTVFVIAHRLSTVKNSDVIMVLEQGQIIERGSHNDLIEQRGKYYQLYTGAFELS encoded by the coding sequence ATGGGGAAAGGTAGTCCAAAAGGAAGAGGTATTGAGAATCCAATAAAAGTTTTAACAAGATTACTATCCTATATTTTAAAGGAATATAAAATTTTATTTGCCATTGTTGTAATATGTATAATTATCAGCTCACTTTCTAATGTTGCAGGTACATTATTTTTAAGAAATCTTATTGATGATTATATAACCCCGCTGTTAAATGAAACCGTGGCTGATTTCGGGCCGCTGTTAAAAGCTATATTAACAATCGCCTCAATTTACCTTGTAGGAGTTTTGACTAATTACGTATTTAATCGAATTATGATTGTAATATCTCAAGGCTCTTTAAAAAAAATAAGAGATGATATGTTTGCACATATGGAAACTTTGCCTATAAGTTATTTTGATACTCATTCTCATGGAGAACTTATGAGTTTATATACAAACGATACTGATTCTTTAAGGCAGATGATAAGCCAAAGTATACCTCAGATGTTGTCTTCGGTTATAACTATTGTAAGTGTGTTCTTTTCTATGATTTTTTTAAGTATACCCCTGACGATTGTACAAATGTTATCAATGGCTGTCATGCTATTGATAATTAAGGTTATTGGCGGAAAGAGCGGTATGTATTTTGGACTTCAGCAAAGGGATATTGGTAAGATAAATGGTTTTATTGAAGAAATGATGGAAGGACAAAAGGTTGTAAAGGTATTTTGCCATGAGGATGAAGCAAAAATAAAATTTGATAAATTAAATGATAGCCTGTTTGATAGTGCAAATAATGCTAATAAATTTGCAAACATTTTAATGCCTATACTAGGAAACATCGGATACATTACTTATGTTTTAATTTCCATTATTGGTGCAATACTTGCTATTTCAGGCTTTGGAGGTTTTACAGTCGGAGCATTGGCAGCTTTTCTTCAATTAACCAGAGGCTTTAGCCAAACTACGGGGCAGGCTTCACAGCAGTTTAATTTTATTGTTATGGCTTTAGCCGGAGCAGAGCGTATATTTAAGCTGCTTGACGAAAAGCCGGAGACGGATGAAGGGTATGTGTCTTTAGTTAATGTAAAAGAAAATGAAAAGGGAGAACTGTCAGAATCTGTAGAACGTACTGGAATATGGGCATGGAAGCACCCGCATAAGGATGGTACTGTTACTTATACCGAGCTCCTCGGTGAAGTAGTATTTGATGATGTAGATTTTGGGTATAGAGAAGATAAGATTATATTACACAATATAAGTCTTTATGCAAAACCTGGACAAAAGGTAGCTTTTGTAGGTGCTACCGGTGCCGGAAAAACAACAATTACAAATTTAATAAACAGGTTCTACGATATTCAGGATGGAAAAATAAGATATGACAGTATTAATATCAACAAAATCAAAAAGAACGATTTAAGAAGTTCATTGGGAATAGTACTTCAGGAGGCTCACCTTTTTACAGGAACAGTTGCAGACAACATAAGATATGGTAAATTAAATGCAACGAACGAAGAGGTTATTGCTGCAGCAAAACTAGCAAATGCTCACCAATTTATAAAACATTTACCTGATGGATATGAAACAATCATAACAGGAGATGGAGGAAATCTGTCTCAAGGACAAAGACAGCTGCTGACAATTGCAAGAGCTGCTATTGCAGATCCGCCAGTTTTGATTCTGGATGAAGCAACTTCAAGTATAGATACAAGGACGGAGGCTATTGTTCAAGAGGGAATGGACAGGCTTATGAAGGGGAGAACCGTATTTGTAATTGCACATAGGCTTTCCACTGTTAAAAATTCTGATGTGATTATGGTACTAGAACAGGGGCAGATTATTGAAAGGGGAAGCCACAACGATTTAATTGAGCAAAGAGGAAAGTATTACCAATTGTATACAGGAGCGTTTGAATTGTCATAA